TGGAATTATTTTTAAATGGTTGTATTACGCAGGCGGTCAATCGCCTCATGGTGCGAGTGGTGCAGAAGTGATTGGAGGATATCTTATGGCAGGAACGATCACGGGAATTTTGATGGCGCTGTTCCTTAATAACAGCGGCGGTGCGTGGGACAATGCGAAGAAATATATCGAAACCGGAATGTACGGTGGCAAGAGATCAGATCCGCATAAAGCCGCTGTGGTTGGGGATACGGTTGGCGATCCGTTCAAAGATACCGCGGGTCCATCGCTGCATGTGCTGATAAAATTATTAGCTACGTTAACATTAGTTTTAGCGCCGTTGTTTATTTAATGGAGAGGTATAACTGCGAAGATTAATGCAGTAGAGTTTTGTAAAATGGGTTTCCGAAAACGGGAGCCCATTTTTATTTTTGGGTGCTTGATACTATAGGTGAGAACTGAATTAGGGTTTTGAAGGTAAGTGCGACTGGATTTATTTTCCTTTCTCTTTGAAGAGTCACAAAGTGATGCCATAGGCAAAAGTAACTCCGCCAGAGGCGGATAAAAAAGAGAACTCTCCGTCCCGCTCTTCGAGCGGGATAAACGGCTAATGTATGAATCGCAAAGCGGAGTTTGGTGGGTCTTGTTGATAGCGGTATGATTGCGGAGGCAGGGTTTAGATTTGAGTCCTTCGACTTCGATCAGGACGAGCCTTCGCAGGGGGAGATATCTATTTTGAGTGCTACGTTACACACCACTATATCCCCTCTCGCAGAGATTGTGCTGTGGTTAGATGGGGTTTTTGTGGAGGACTTGACAATATGATTAATTTTTGATAACTTGCCAAAACTTAAAATAAAGAAAACTAAAAGTGGATCCATTTTGGGAAGAACATACAAATTAGAATGGACTTTGTGAGTGAGGAGAGAATTCAACCCATCGATAATAAATAAATAAAACGCGCGATCTGTTTCTACAAAGGAGTCCTTCTGACAACGGTTTATCCGAGGATGTGTTGAAGCAGTCAGAGAATATATCCATAATCACGAAGAACACCATAAAAAGAAAACTAATAAAGAAGAAATGGTATCAATCCTAAAGAAGTACGGTTTTGAATCAATTGAATTTGTAGGAGCAGAAGATAATTGAATTTGGCTTTGAAAAATATGATTCTATTGTGCTGCTTGTCTCTGCTCGTATTTACCAATTATGGTTTGAATCAGGAAACAGGTAAAACCGAATCGATAATTATTGTCGGGGATACGCAACGAACCAGCAAGTGGGAAATCGGTACGGAGCAGAACAAAGATGTTGCGAAGAAAATCTTTGATAGAATCGCTGAAGAAAATCCGACGTGTGTTGTACATTTAGGTGATATGGTTTTCTATGGTTCATCGAAGAGATCGTGGGCATCGTTTGATTCGGATGCCGCTTCGATCATTAAGGATAGTATTCCTATATATCCCGTACCCGGCAATCATGAATATTTCGGCAATAATAAAGCCGCATTGAGTAATTTGTATCAACACTTTCCAATCTTAAAAGATCAAACATGGTATTCGAGGCAAATAAATAAATTGGGGATCATATTCCTCAACTCGAATTTTGCAAACCTTTCGAAAAGTGCAAACAAATTGCAACTCGACTGGTATAAAAACGAATTGGTGAATATGGAAAACGATTCAACTATTGAAAGGATAGTCGTTGTATGTCATCATCCACCATATACAAACAGTACGGTGGTAAGTGAAAGCAAAGAAGTTCAAAAATATTTTGTACAACCATTTATCACGGCTAAAAAGACAGAACTGTTTTTCTCGGGGCACTGTCATAGTGTCGAGCACTTTGTAAAGGATAACAAACATTTCATAGTAAGCGGCGGGGGAGGTGGTCCGCGTCAGAAATTGAAAGTCGCTGCAAAGTGGAAGTATAAAGATTTACATAACGGAGGCAGAATAAGGAACTTCAATTATTGCAAAATATCTTTTAGCGATAATGAAATTAATTTAGAAATAATCGGATGGGACGATGCAATAAAGGAAAGGAAGGTTTTATTCGGGTTTCAGTTGTAATGTAAATGAGGTTATCCAAAACTGAGATTGTTTATATCTGAACATCGAAAACCGCCAATAACAAAAAAATCATAATCCTTGCCTATTTCACAAATTTTTAGTAGATTTAATAAGTTATTTTTGAAAACCTATCATATTTTATCATTTTCAAGGATTTTTCGTGGCTTTAAGACAGAAATTAACACATTCATATAGGCAGGACGAGGTTTTAAAGAAATGGTATCTCGTTGACGCAGAGGGGCAAACACTGGGCCGTCTCGCAAGCCGCATTGCAACCGTACTGCGTGGCAAGAATAAACCACAGTTTACAACGAACGCCGACTGCGGCGATTTCGTAATTGTGGTGAACGCGGATAAAATAAAGATCGCCGCTAAACGTGAGGAGTTGAAAACTTATTTCCATCACACATTATATCCGGCAGGCGCAACGGTTGAATCGTACAAAGAGTTGATTAAAACAAATCCCGAGCGCATTGTAACGATGGCGATTAAAGGAATGATACCGCATAACCGGCTTGGAGTTCAGGTTATAAAAAAATTAAAGGTATACCGCGGAACGGAACATCCACACTCGGCACAAAAGCCCGAACCACTTAAGTTTAATTAGGAGTTGAAAGAATTAAATGGCAGCATTTCATAGAATAGCAGTTGGCAGACGCAAGACAGCAGTTGCACGCGTAATTTTAAAACCCGGTTCAGGAGAAATTAAAATTAACGACATCGCTCTGGAAAAATATTTTCCCATCGAGACTTTAAAAACAGATGTGCTTCTTCCATTTACAGTTACCGAATTACTAGGTAAATACGATGTGGACGCGATAGTCAACGGCGGCGGATCGAGCGGACAAGCAGGCGCTGTGAAGCTCGGTATATCACGCGCTTTAGTAGATCTTAATAACGATTTGCGCGGAAAACTCCGCGAGCATGATTTGCTCACTCGTGATTCGAGAATGGTTGAGCGTAAAAAATACGGTCAACGCAAAGCACGCAAGAGATTCCAGTTCAGTAAGAGATAATTTTTTAGCAAATGAGTATGTGAGAATTTTAGTAGATGAGATTGAGAAGAATAATTTACTCAACTACTCTTATACTGAACTACTCAAATACTTAATTAATCAATCATACTCTCTGATTTTGAGGGAAGTGTCACGTTATAAACGGGATCCCCTCAGAAGATGACGGGAGTAGAAGAAACAACTAACATAAAGGAGTAACAAATGCCACGTATAGAATTAGCCGACCTACTTGATGCAGGCGCTCACTTTGGGCACCTCACACGCCGTTGGAATCCCAAAATGAAACCGTTTATTTTTATGGAAAGAAACGGTATTCATATCATCGATCTGAAAAAAACACAAGACCTTTTAGAAGGTGCCGCGAACGCTCTCGCTAATATTATTGGCGAAGGGAAGAAAGTTCTTTTTGTCGGAACAAAAAGTCAGGCAGCGGTGGTGATTGAAGAAGAAGCGAAAAGATGCGGTGCGTTTTACACATCGTCGCGCTGGTTGGGCGGTATGCTCACCAATTTTTCAACGATCAGAAAAAGTGTTAAGCGTCTCCAGAACATCGAAAAGATGGAAACCGACGGAACTTACGATAAGATAACGAAGAAAGAAGCATTAGTGTTAGATCGTGAAAAAGAAAAACTTTCGGATGTTTTATCGGGCGTGGTTGATATGACACGATTGCCGGGGGCTTTATATGTAGTCGACATTAAGAAAGAAGAAATCTCGGTGCGTGAAGCAAAGCGCTTGGGAATTCCGGTGTTCGCGATTGTAGATACGAATTGCGATCCAACATTCGTCGATTATCCCATTCCGGCGAACGATGACGCGATTAAATCAATTCAGGCGATAACCAGAGTGATGGCAGACGCGGTTCTTGAAGGACAGGAACGTGTAAGCGCTATGCAACAAGCACTTAATGAGCAAGAACAAGAAAAAGCTCCCGAACCGAAACAAAGAAGAAAATAATTTGAACAATTTATAAACTGAAGAATAGTGAGTTTTAAAAATGGAAATTACGTCAGAACAAGTTAAATCATTACGCGATAAAACAGGCGCCGGAATGATGGATTGCAAGAAAGCGCTTGCAGAATCGAACGGCGATATGGATAAGGCAATTGATTACCTGCGGAAAAAAGGTGCGGCAACCGCAGAGAAGCGGGCTGATCGCGCTACAAATCAAGGTGTGATCGAAGCATATATCCATGCAGGTGGGCGAATCGGTACGATGGTTGAAGTGAACTGCGAAACCGATTTCGTGGCGAAGACAGACGACTTCAAAGCATTCGCGCGTGAGTTAGCGATGCAAATAGCTGCAATGAATCCGTTATACGTCAGTCGTGAAGATGTTTCGAAAGATGTTATCGAACACGAAATGGAAATTTACCGAACACAAGCAAAGAACGAAAAGAAACCCGATCAGGTCGTCAACCGGATTGCCGAAGGTAAGTTGGAGAAATATTACCAGGAGTTTTGCCTGACAGAACAAATCTATATCAAAGATTCAGGAAAAACGATTAAGGATCTGATCCTCGACCTGACGGCAAAGACGGGTGAGAAGATAACAATCCGACGTTTCAAGCGTTTTCACCTTGGAGAAAATTCATAAAAACAAAAATTCAGGTCTCGCATTTGTGAGACCTTTTTTTTATATGGGATATGAAAAAATATAAACCGGCATTCAAAAGAATCCTTCTAAAAGTCAGCGGTGAAGCGCTGATGGGGGAAAAAGAGTTCGGAATAGATTCTAATATTCTGAGCAAGTTCGCATCTGAGATCGGTCAGATACATAAGTACGGGATCGAAATCGGAATCGTCATCGGAGGCGGAAACATTTATCGCGGTGTCGAGAATTCGTCCGATGGTGTCGATAAAGTAACCGGTGATCATATGGGAATGCTTGCTACAATCATAAACGGTCTTGCGTTGCAAAGCGCGCTTGAACATCACGGCGTTTTCACCCGATTAATGAGTCCGATAAAAATGGAAGAGATGGCAGAACCATTCATTCGTCGGCGAGCGATCAGACACTTGGAGAAGGGGCGTGTTGTAATCTTTGGCGCAGGGACCGGTAATCCATATTTCACAACCGATTCTGCGGCGGCACTCAGGGCAATGGAAATCAATGCAGATGTCATCATCAAAGGCACACGTGTTGACGGAGTTTACGATTGCGATCCTGAAAAACACAAAAATGCGCTGATGTACAAAGAAATATCTTATCAGGATGTGTTGGAAAAAGATTTGAAAGTTATGGACCTTACCGCGATAACGTTATGCAAAGAAAACAAGATGCCGATTATCGTATTCAACTTCAATAAATCCGGAAATTTAAAACGGCTTGCACAGGGACAAAAAGTAGGAACGGTTGTTCACGCGAAAGCCAAAAGAATTTAATAAATAGACTTGTCGAACTATTTAAGGAATAATTATGATAAAAGATATCATTAAACAAACAGACGACAAGATGCACAAAGCTGTAGAAGTTGTGCGTCATGAATTCATAAAAATCAGAACCGGGAAAGCAACAACAGCTCTGCTCGACGGTGTGAAGATCGATTACTACGGACAGCATTCACCTCTCACGCAAGTAGCGAACGTCAGCGTTAAAGACATCCACACAATATCGGTGCAACCTTGGGATAAAACAATGATTCAACCTATAGAGAAAGCGATCATCGCCGCGAATTTAGGTTTGAATCCGATCGTTGATGCAAATGGTATTCGTGTTCCAATACCTCCTTTGAACGAGGAAAGAAGAAAAGAACTCGTTAAATTGGTAAAGAAATTTGCCGAAGAAGGCAGAATTGCCATACGCAATATCAGACGTGATGCGATTGAACATCTGAAGAAATCGGAAAAAGACGAACATTTTTCCGAAGATGAACGAAAACGTGCCGAGCAGGATGTTCAAAAAATGACCGATAAATTTATTAAAGATGTTGACGGTTTAGTTGTGTTGAAAGAAAAAGAGATAATGGAAGTTTAATCAACTGATTAAGCGAGATTCTACAGTGGAAATTGATGCCGATTCGAGATTTTGAGTCGGCATTTTGTTTTGAGTGAGGACGCTCACTGATAATTGAGGTTAGATAAATGTTCGAAACATTTCGGTAACCTCAAACGTAAAATGAAGTAAGCAATTAAAGAAAGCCAAAAAAATGGAAGCAAATGGACATACAAACCGCAGATTATATAAATCGCGCCGAAACAAAGTGATAGACGGCGTGTGCGGAGGTATTGCTGAATATTTCGATGTTGACCCGACAATAGTACGACTCCTTTGGGTGCTCGTTACATTCATGGGTGGTTCGGGTTTTATACTATATATCGTTGGTATGATTATTATGCCGGTGAATCCCGAACATTTGGTATCCACAACCCCTCAGGTGCAACCGGTCAGCAATGGAACGGATAAAAAAAGATTTTTTGGCGTTATGTTAATACTCGCCGGTGCCTTCTTTTTACTTCTGAACATCGGCTGGTTCTGGGGTTTTAGCTGGTGGTCTTTTTCTCGATCCGTCCTACTACCCGTACTGTTTATAATACTCGGAGCATTTTTTATTTATATGCACACCTCGAAACGAAAAAATAACGCGGGACCGGCTTCAGAAAATATGTCAGAAATAAATCCGGAACCTTTTATTGGACGATTGAAAGAATTACGACGTTCAAGAACTAATCGAAAATTATTCGGAGTTTGCGGCGGCTTAGCGAACTATTTCGATTTCGATCCTACGCTCATGAGATTTATCTTTATAGCGTTGGTATTTATTTCATTCGGTTGGGGTTTGCTCATCTACATCATACTCGGCATAATCATGCCGGAAGAAAAATTAACTGAAACATCCGCATAAGGAAATTAAAATGAACGGAAATGTAAAAAAAGTTTCGTGGTTCGGAATAGTCTTAATCATTCTCGGTTTATTTATGCTCTTAGATCGATTCGATCTGATTCAATTTCATTTTTCCAGTGTATTTTGGCCCCTCATGATGTTGCTTGGGATCATGGCGGTTGCCCGCGGATTCAATCAGAACCGGCGTGGTAAAATATTCTGGGGGACATCGCTCTTTCTATATTCACTTTTTTTCCTTCTCAAATCTATAGACTATTTCGAAATTTACGGGCAAACGATATTCCCCGCAACGTTTTTAATTTTCGGAATCGCTTTCTTCATGCTCTACATTAACAACCTGAAAGATTGGCCATTCTTAATTCCTGCTTTATTATTAATCGGAATAGGCGGAGCGTTCCTTCTGAGCGAGTATGGATATCTATACAGGTGGGATGTGATAGATGTGGTGCGCACATATTGGCCCGTTATATTAATTCTCACCGGAATCGGACTATTATTCCGAAGATATAATCCTAAATCAGATGTTGTGATCCCGAATGAAAATTCAACTACTCAAAATTCAATTAAATAACCTCAATCATTTTGTAATTTGATTTAATCCTTTTTCAAGTCGGGTAATCCCTTCGGCGAAATCGTTCGGCTCGCACCCTAAGCCGAGACGGATAAATTGCGGCATGTCGAAAAATCGCCCGGGGGTAACAGCGGTATCGTAATCTTTCATTAAAACCTCGGATAGTCGGTCTGCATTTAGGTTTTTTGATTTCAAGAAGATTGTTGTTCCAAATCCCGGTATCACTGCTTCAAGTTCATTATTTCTCTTCATAAACGAATTCAATATTACGTGATTTTTTGAAAGTATATCCTTCGACCATTTACTGATCGTCTCTAAATTCTTGAAAGCAATTACGGCTAACTGCTCAGCAGCATAGACATGCTTCACATAAAACAGATCGTTGAGAAGCCACATCTTTTTAATCAACTCTTTATCTGCAAAAACAAATCCACTACGTATACCGCTCAATCCATATACTTTAGTTAAACTGTTCGTCACTATGAAATTATCGTCTAAATGAAATGACGAACACGGAGCGAGATCGAATGCAGAATCGAGATACACTTCATCAACGCATACATAAGCACCGACCGATTTAGCTATCTTTCCGATTTCTTTTAATGTCATATCATCTGTATAAACACTACTCGGATTGTGCAGATTGGTTAGAGCAATCAATTTTGTATTGGATGTAACCTCTTTTTTCAGTGAATCGATGTCGATCTGAAAACCATCTTCAAACCTGCGATAGAATCTTTTAATTTTATAACCGACATGTTCAGCCGCGGAAATAATAAGTTCGTATGTAGGATGCTCAATTAGTATTTCAGCCCCCGGTTCAAACATAACGGAAAGCGTCATGAAATTGGCAAATGATGTTCCGAGCGTTGTAAATATATTCTCTTGAGGGATGCTGTATTTTTTCTCAATTTCTGCGAGAAGCGGTCCATAACCGTAGTGATGAATACCGGTCAACTCAAGGTCGCTTATGCGCACAGGAAGTTGTGATAATTTGTAACTCATTAATCCGCTGTTGGCAAGATTGTATTGTACGTGGAAGTTAGATTTTGCCCATCTCATATAAGGTGAATGCATCGTCAGGTTTGTTGTCATGATGATATTTTGAGCTCTAGTGAATAATATCTGCTTTCTTATCAAAATATAAAGAAATGGGATCTGAATACCAATCGATCTATAATTGGAATGCCGATAATAAAACCTTATATTAATACAGAACTTCCGGGAGATAAAGCGGAAGACATCAAGTACTTTAAAGAAAGAAACCTCCCATGAAATCAGACTTATTTAAGCTGAGCAAGGGTATGATTGCTTTGTTGGAAAAGCATGGAATAACAACACCTACACAAATTCAAACTGAAATTATACCTGCGATTATGGCCGGGGATGATGTCCTTGCCCAATCCGAAACCGGTTCAGGAAAAACTTTGAGTTTTGCGATTCCTTTGATAGAACGTATCGAACGAAATGACGGTTTGCAGGCATTGATCCTCGTCCCAACCCGTGAATTATGTGTGCAGATAACGGAAGAATTTATGAAATTTTCACACGGCAAACACATAGGCATTGTTGCCGTGTATGGCGGAGTATCGATAAATACACAGATAAAAAAATTAAAAAAAGTGAATATCGTTGTTGCAACTCCGGGTCGGCTTTTAGATTTACTCGATAGAAAGGCACTGACACTTTCAACAATCAATTACATGGTTTTCGATGAAGCAGATAGAATGCTGGATATGGGATTCATTCCGGATGTAGAAAGAATATTACGACGCATGCCGCAGAAGAGGCAGACAATGTTGTTCAGCGCTACCGTTTCAAAAGAGATAACAGAATTGAGTAGAAAGTATCTCATCAATCCCAAGTTTGTGCATCTTGCTTCTGCCGTGAAGCCGGAGTTTTTACGGCAAACTTATTACCAAACGCAACAGGAATTAAAATTACCTCTTCTCGTTGCACTTTTAAAAAATGACAGAGATTTAGCATTAGTATTTTGTAACCGTAAACATGTCACCGCGAAGCTTGCCAAGAATTTATCGAGGCAGGGAGTAAGCGCGAAATGTTTACACGGAGATATGTCTCAATCGCAGCGAGAACGCGCGACCAATGATTTCAGGAACAAAAGATTTTCGGTTCTGATTGCCACAGATGTTGCCGCCCGTGGTTTACACATCGAAGATATTACGCATGTTTATAATTTCGAGATACCGAAAGATGTAGATTCATACACGCACAGAGTTGGGCGTACAGCCCGCGCTGGAAAAAAGGGGGAAGCGATATCGCTTGTTGCCGGCGGTGACGAACAAAAATTTTTCAAACAGATTTTGTTCAAGTACGGCGGAAGCATCACATTGAAAAGCGTTAACAAAGCCGATTTACCCGCCATCATACAACCGGCTGAGCAATCGAAAAAGAGCAGCGGCGGCGGACATCAACATGGTCATCAGGGAAGAATCCTTAACCGCGGTGATAAAGGAAAGAAAAATAAACCATCGCATGACAACCGAGATGCGGGAAATAAAAACAGATCATTCAAACACCATGACGATACTGTAAAAACAAGTAAACAACCTCACCAACATTTTGAACATTCAAAAACTGAAAGAGAAACTCAGTTTAAAGAGAAGAACGAGAAAAAGCATAAAAAGAACTGGCGTGAGAAATGGTTGGGGCTTATAGAAAAACCATCTGAGAATAAAACAACCAGATAGAGAGTTCCCGTGAAGTACCCGATTTATTTCTCCAGCACTTTTCTCAAAGTTTTCAAAAGAATTTCTGCCGTGTATGGTTTTTGCAGATGAGTGCTAACTCCTGATAGTGATGAGGTAAGGGAAGATATATCCATTTTCTCGCCGCTCATTGTGATTACCGGAATCTTACTGTTAAATTGGCGAAGAGCTTTATACATCTGGATACCATCCATCATCGGCATCATCAAATCGATTATCACGATATCTATTTTATCTTTATTCTGAGCATAGGTAGCGATACCTTCAATGCCATCTTTGGCTGTGAATGTATGATAACCGTATAATTCCAATGTCTGTTTTATTATATCGACTATAGAATCTTCATCGTCAACTACCAGTACTCCTTCTCCTTTACCTACGATTAGGTCGACTATTTGGTTAGATACAGATTTATCTCCAATATCTTCAACTGCCGGGATGTAAATATCGAATATGCTTCCTTTTCCGATTTCACTGCTTACATCGATAAAACCACCATGCTCTTTCACGATTGTGTGAGATGTTGACAAACCGAGACCTGTGCCTTTCCCGATTTCCTTGGTTGTAAAGAATGGATCAAATATATTTTCGATTATATCGGGTGGAATTCCGTGCCCTGTATCGCGAACCGATATTTTAACGTACTTCCCTTCATGCGCCTGTATCTGCATTTTTGCAAATTGTTTATCCGCAATAAAATTAGAGGCAGTGATCGTGATCGTACCGTTCTCAGTAATTGCGTCGCGTGCGTTTAAAGACAGGTTCATAAGGACCTGATGTAACTGCGTGGCGTCACCTTTTACAACCCAAAGATCAGAAGCGATGTCGGATGTAACATTAATATTTTTCGGAAACGTTTCATGAATTATATTCAAAATCTCTTTGACAATATGTTTCGATTGCAAAACATCATGTTCAGTGTTAATTCCGCGAGCGAAAGTTAGAACCTGCTTAATTATATCCCGCCCTCTAATTACGTTACCGGATAAGGTTGATAATATCTTCTGACTTTTTTCATCTGTAGCAAATCTTTTTAGCATATCGATTGATAGCAGGATAGGAGATAACACATTGTTCAGATCGTGAGCTATACCGCTTGCCAATGTTCCCAGGCTATCTAGGCGTTGAGTTCGAAGCAGTTGTACTTCTAACGATTTTCGTTCTGTAATATCGAGTACGAATCCTTCATAATACTTCGTCTTTCCTTCAGCATCTCTGATGGCATGAGCGGATAGAAGGATGGAAATAGGTTTGCCGTCTATCTTTTTCCAATAGAGTTCTAAATTTGTCACATATCCCATCGTCTCCTGATCATATCCTCTGATCAGTTTTTCTCTATCAACGTGGTTGTAATAACAATCTTTGATGTTTACTTTAGTCAATTCATCAACCGATTGGTATCCTAGCATTGAAGCGAGACTTTGGTTCGCTGTGATAAATTCACCCGAGGGGGTTGATTGATAAATTCCGATTGGAGACCATTCAACAATCTCTTTAAACTTCTTCTCGCTATCTAGAAGAGATATTACAGCTTTCTTATGTTCTGTAATGTCGCGAGTGACACCTAACAATTTTACAACCTCACCCGCGGCATCATGCATCGGTGCGGCATGAGTTTCTAACCATCGTCGAGTTCCTTTAAGACCGACAACTTCAAATTCCAACACACCAGTTTCACCATTCATTACTCGCTTATGCAGGTCGCGAAATGCTTCGCGGTATTCGGGCATTATAAATACGATAAGAGTATGCTTTTGCACTTCACCGAAAGTATTCGCTTCAAGCATCTTGATACCCGCAGGGTTCATTTCCAAAAGTTCTCCGTCGCGGGAAATAACCTTTACGCATTCAGGTTCGGTCTCAAAAATTGTACGAAAAAGTTCTTCAGTTTCATGATATGTGTTTTTCGCTGTCTTGCGCTTAGTCATATCTCGGGTCATTACCATCAATTCTTTTCTCCATTAAATCCTATTAATGCGATACCTATTTCAGCATCACCATCGCCGCAGTTCTTATAACGGAGCCGGGTTTCAGATGATGAATTAATATCTCCAAAACTATCAAAAAGTTCAGGATGCCTTAACCTGTACTGATTATTTTTTTTCCAGATTTTATTTCCATAACCCATCCTTTATAGAATTAAGTACCTCGATTTAATGACCGCGAATTTTAAATAAGCAAGGGAAACATGTATAATACCCCCGATTGTTGAAAGCATGAGAAACGTTATTTATCCTCTCTAATAAGAAGATATTGAACCGAGATCGAAAAAAATATTTATTAAATAATTCCTGATAACTAAACATAATTGCGGGCTCTTATATATTAACGATATCAGTGAAAAAATTTAATTGAAAATATATGACGATTGATTCAATTAAATGATATGTTAGTATAATAAAAAAAAGGTGTGAAAGTCAATAGATAAGTCGATAAATTGAAATTATTTTATAACCGAATTGGCAATATGGAGGATGTTTTCGATATAATTTTATGATATACACTATGTTATCGCACCCCGATTAAATTGTGTGGCTCAGAACCAATTAATCATTTCATCTCTTCCTTGAAATAGTAAGAGGTATTGAAAAACAGCTGATTTTGAGTATAGTGTAGGGGACTGCAAAAAACGAACGATTTTAAAACCCTCCGTTCTACCGAATTTATAATATTTAAAAACGATAGAATTTGACATATTATATCTCCAATTAACCAACCATAATTTAGGCGCCGCCCGATGAACAGACGGCACCTCTTAACGGAAGACGACCTCGCGATTATTGTAATATATAAAATTGAAAAAGTCAAGCTAGAAAATACTTTATAATTGACATTGAATCGGTGATTTAATAACTTATATCCAATAAATCGATGTATAGGAAAAAGATCTCTTTGCAGAATGAGTCATTTTTTGAAGGCGTAAGAATTTATGAATAAGAACAGCAAAGAAATTCAAAAAAAGCTGTTAACACCGTACAAAGATTTAATATTAATTTCGGTCGTTGCTGTTGTTCTTTTTATTGCTGGATCAATTTTCAATTTCGCCGATAGCATCGCACACTTAGTAGTCCGGATACACGATTTATTTTATCCATTCGATGAGATATTGACGGTATCCATTTTTTTAGTATTCGCTTTTATCTTATTTTCGTTACGTAGGTGGAAAGAGCTAAGAGATGAACTCGTCAAAAGCAAATCTAAAGAAGCAGAGATAAGATTACTTGCCCAAACTGTTGTATCTGTAAAAGATTGCATTTCGATAACCGACCTGAATGATAATATTATTTTTGTGAATGACTCGTTACTTAAAACGTATGGATACACGGAAGATGAACTGTTAGGAAAGAAAGCATCGATTTTCCATTCACGCGATATACCACCGGACATTGAGAGACAAATTCTTCCGTCAACACTTGCCGGAGAATGGCACGGTGAATTAATTAATCGCCGTAAAGATGGGAG
This genomic interval from Ignavibacteriales bacterium contains the following:
- a CDS encoding DEAD/DEAH box helicase, whose amino-acid sequence is MKSDLFKLSKGMIALLEKHGITTPTQIQTEIIPAIMAGDDVLAQSETGSGKTLSFAIPLIERIERNDGLQALILVPTRELCVQITEEFMKFSHGKHIGIVAVYGGVSINTQIKKLKKVNIVVATPGRLLDLLDRKALTLSTINYMVFDEADRMLDMGFIPDVERILRRMPQKRQTMLFSATVSKEITELSRKYLINPKFVHLASAVKPEFLRQTYYQTQQELKLPLLVALLKNDRDLALVFCNRKHVTAKLAKNLSRQGVSAKCLHGDMSQSQRERATNDFRNKRFSVLIATDVAARGLHIEDITHVYNFEIPKDVDSYTHRVGRTARAGKKGEAISLVAGGDEQKFFKQILFKYGGSITLKSVNKADLPAIIQPAEQSKKSSGGGHQHGHQGRILNRGDKGKKNKPSHDNRDAGNKNRSFKHHDDTVKTSKQPHQHFEHSKTERETQFKEKNEKKHKKNWREKWLGLIEKPSENKTTR
- a CDS encoding PAS domain S-box protein; its protein translation is MVMTRDMTKRKTAKNTYHETEELFRTIFETEPECVKVISRDGELLEMNPAGIKMLEANTFGEVQKHTLIVFIMPEYREAFRDLHKRVMNGETGVLEFEVVGLKGTRRWLETHAAPMHDAAGEVVKLLGVTRDITEHKKAVISLLDSEKKFKEIVEWSPIGIYQSTPSGEFITANQSLASMLGYQSVDELTKVNIKDCYYNHVDREKLIRGYDQETMGYVTNLELYWKKIDGKPISILLSAHAIRDAEGKTKYYEGFVLDITERKSLEVQLLRTQRLDSLGTLASGIAHDLNNVLSPILLSIDMLKRFATDEKSQKILSTLSGNVIRGRDIIKQVLTFARGINTEHDVLQSKHIVKEILNIIHETFPKNINVTSDIASDLWVVKGDATQLHQVLMNLSLNARDAITENGTITITASNFIADKQFAKMQIQAHEGKYVKISVRDTGHGIPPDIIENIFDPFFTTKEIGKGTGLGLSTSHTIVKEHGGFIDVSSEIGKGSIFDIYIPAVEDIGDKSVSNQIVDLIVGKGEGVLVVDDEDSIVDIIKQTLELYGYHTFTAKDGIEGIATYAQNKDKIDIVIIDLMMPMMDGIQMYKALRQFNSKIPVITMSGEKMDISSLTSSLSGVSTHLQKPYTAEILLKTLRKVLEK